From Hippoglossus stenolepis isolate QCI-W04-F060 chromosome 6, HSTE1.2, whole genome shotgun sequence, a single genomic window includes:
- the LOC118110458 gene encoding lysophosphatidic acid receptor 6-like, which yields MNVTDGCSLPSEEYQYYLFPVVYILALVVGLPGNLAALFVYTFKITPRTAFSVFISNLALADIVILCTLPFRIHYHLNRNNWVFGDVACRITGVLFFSNIYMSICFMTCICVDRYMATVHPHAYLRGRRPWRSLAVSVALWCIAGVAMLVFVLRGPLETKANQSGSHSCFENLSKHEWNTRLAAYSLLIMIFGSLLPSIIILVCYPLAVRRISKIRTNTAQRAVRVIYTIMAITLLCFLPNHVANLLHLLRRMDFIKSCSAANRINDAKRVTMALVTLNTCLDPVLYYVTTSHCKWRRWKMTWLCGRVERSRGVFTIAVDQEN from the coding sequence ATGAACGTGACAGACGGCTGCAGCCTCCCCTCAGAGGAGTATCAGTACTACCTCTTCCCAGTTGTCTACATCCTGGCGTTAGTCGTGGGTCTACCTGGAAATCTGGCTGCTCTCTTCGTCTACACCTTCAAGATCACCCCTCGCACAGCCTTCAGCGTGTTCATCAGCAACCTGGCCCTGGCGGACATCGTCATCCTCTGCACTCTGCCCTTCAGGATCCACTACCACCTCAACAGAAACAACTGGGTGTTTGGGGACGTCGCCTGCCGCATCACTGGGGTCCTGTTCTTCTCCAACATCTACATGAGCATCTGTTTCATGACTTGTATCTGTGTGGACCGCTACATGGCCACGGTGCATCCTCATGCCTACCTGAGAGGGCGGAGGCCCTGGCGCTCTCTGGCCGTGAGCGTGGCGCTCTGGTGCATCGCTGGAGTGGCGATGCTGGTCTTCGTCCTCCGGGGGCCTCTGGAAACCAAAGCCAACCAATCTGGAAGCCACAGTTGTTTCGAGAACTTATCCAAGCACGAGTGGAACACGCGTCTGGCGGCGTACAGCCTGCTGATCATGATCTTCGGCTCCCTGCTGCCCTCCATCATCATCCTGGTGTGTTACCCGCTGGCTGTGAGGCGCATCTCCAAGATCAGGACTAACACAGCCCAAAGAGCCGTGagggtcatttacaccatcaTGGCCATCACGCTGCTCTGCTTCCTGCCCAACCATGTGGCGAATCTGCTGCACCTCCTGCGACGCATGGATTTCATCAAGAGCTGCTCCGCCGCCAACCGCATCAACGACGCCAAGCGGGTCACCATGGCCCTCGTCACCCTCAACACGTGCCTGGACCCCGTGCTGTACTATGTCACcaccagccactgcaaatgGAGGCGCTGGAAGATGACATGGCTGTGTGGACGagtggagaggagcagaggtgtTTTTACAATTGCAGTGGACCAAGAGAACTGA
- the LOC118110459 gene encoding lysophosphatidic acid receptor 6-like encodes MNVTDGCSLPSEEYQYYLFPVVYILALVVGLPGNLAALFVYTFRITPRTAFSVFISNLALADIVILCTLPFRIHYHLNRNNWVFGDVACRITGVLFYSNIYMSICFMTCICVDRYMATVHPHVYLRQRRPWRSLAVSVALWCVAGVAMLVFVLRGPLETNVNQSGSHSCFDNFSKHEWETRLVVYSLLILIFGSLLPTVIILVCYPLAVRRISMIRTNTAKRALRVIYTILAITLLCFLPNHVVSLLHLLIRMDVIKSCSATNLIFDAKLVTMALFTLNTCLDPVLYYVTTSHCKWRRWKMTWLCGQVQRSRGVYTISVD; translated from the coding sequence ATGAACGTGACAGACGGCTGCAGCCTCCCCTCAGAGGAGTATCAGTACTACCTCTTCCCAGTTGTCTACATCCTGGCGTTAGTCGTGGGTCTACCTGGAAATCTGGCTGCTCTCTTCGTCTACACCTTCAGGATCACCCCTCGCACAGCCTTCAGCGTGTTCATCAGCAACCTGGCCCTGGCGGACATCGTCATCCTCTGCACTCTGCCCTTCAGGATCCACTACCACCTCAACAGAAACAACTGGGTGTTTGGGGACGTCGCCTGCCGCATCACTGGGGTCCTGTTCTACTCCAACATCTACATGAGCATCTGTTTCATGACTTGTATCTGTGTGGACCGCTACATGGCCACGGTGCATCCTCACGTCTACCTGAGGCAGCGGAGGCCCTGGCGCTCTCTGGCCGTGAGCGTGGCGCTCTGGTGCGTCGCTGGAGTGGCGATGCTGGTCTTCGTCCTCCGGGGGCCTCTGGAAACCAACGTCAACCAATCTGGAAGCCACAGTTGTTTCGACAACTTCTCCAAGCACGAGTGGGAGACGCGTCTGGTGGTGTACAGCCTGCTGATCCTGATCTTCGGCTCCCTGCTGCCCACCGTGATCATCCTGGTGTGTTACCCGCTGGCTGTGAGGCGCATCTCCATGATCAGGACTAACACAGCCAAAAGAGCCTTGagggtcatttacaccatcCTGGCCATCACACTGCTCTGCTTCCTGCCCAACCACGTGGTGTCTCTGCTGCACCTCCTGATACGCATGGATGTCATCAAGAGCTGCTCCGCCACCAACCTCATCTTTGACGCCAAGCTGGTCACCATGGCCCTCTTCACCCTCAACACGTGCCTGGACCCCGTGCTGTACTATGTCACcaccagccactgcaaatgGAGGCGCTGGAAGATGACATGGCTGTGTGGACAagtgcagaggagcagaggtgtTTATACGATTTCAGTGGACTGA